A region of the Pricia mediterranea genome:
TTACCAGTCTCTTCAGCCGGTCTTTTTCTTTGTTGCTCCCAATCTTTTGCGATACGGATACCCGATCGGAAAAAGGGACCATGACCAGATATCGTCCGGCAATGGAAAGTTCGGAGCTGATTCTGGGCCCTTTGGTGGAAATAGGCTCTTTGACGATTTGCACGAGCAAAGACTGATTGGCTTTAATTACGTCGGTAATCACGCCATTCTTGTCAATGTCTTTTTCAGTCGGAAAATTCACAAGGGTGTAGTCCTTTAATTTTCCGGTACTTACCTGCTTGATAAATTTAAGCATGGTGGCCAATTGTGGGCCGAGGTCATGATAATGCAGAAAGGCATCCTTTTCATAACCTACGTTGACGAAGGCCGCGTTAAGACCGGTTACCGGTTTTCGAACCTTGGCCAGAAGAATATCGCCAACGGAAAAGTCGTTGTTGTCTTCCTCTTTGTGCAATTCGGTGAGCTTTCCATCCTTTAGAAGGGCAAAATCAACGGCATCGGAACTAGATCTTACGATTAATTCTCTATTCACCTGAATATATTTTCATTTACCCGTCCACGAACATTCCGATATAAATCGGGCCGGGGTCGGATAAATTGATTAAACAATAATTTAAACGGATTTGTAGTATCCGCCGAAATCCACTTTTGGAACTTCTATGTCAAGGAACGTAACGGAACGAAAGGTGTTTTTCGGTCACGCAGGGAAGCCGTACGGCCTTGTAGCTGACGTGATCTGAACGTCAATAACAGCAGAAGGGGCCGAAAATGTTCAGCCCCTAGGTTTACTTTTTCTTGTGACGGTTAGACCTCTTGCGCTTTTTGCGCTTGTGGGTAGCTACCTTATGTCTTTTTCTTTTCTTACCACTCGGCATATATGATTGTTTTAATGGTTCTTATTTTACCTGTACATTGCTTTTGACGCCTTCAACAAAAACCTTGGCAGGTTTGAAGGCCGGAATGTTATGCGCCGGTATCTTGATCGTCGTGTTTTTACTGATATTCCTTCCGGTCTTTTCAGCTCTCTTTTTGATAATAAAACTGCCAAAACCTCTCAAATAAACATTATCGCCGCCTTCCAAAGAATTTTTAACTTCTTCCATAAAGGTTTCGATCGTTGCCTGTACATCTCCTTTTTCGATTCCCAGTTTATCCGAGATATTCGATACAATTTCTGCTTTCGTCATCTTTCGTGTTAAATTTTCAGTAGTTAGAATCCAATGTGGATTGCTATTTTTTGGGATGCAAATATATAAATTTAATTACATCTTTCCAGCTAATGGACTAATTTTAAACGATTCATATTAGCCTTGGTTCTTGGGTCTGCGGCGATAAGAACATTCTTTGGATAATCCTTTACTTTTGTGGCAAATTCCATCCGTTCATGAGCTTTGCCAAGAAAATTCTTACGTGGTACGCCGCCAACAAGCGTAGCCTTCCCTGGCGGGGAGAACGGGACCCATACCGAATATGGCTCTCCGAAATCATATTGCAGCAGACGCGCGTTGCCCAAGGTACGCCCTATTATCTGAAATTTTTATCCGCCTTTCCGACCGTTTACGATTTGGCCAACGCCCCTGAGGAACGCGTGCTAAAATTGTGGCAGGGCCTAGGGTACTATTCGCGGGCACGAAATCTGCACAGTGCCGCCAAAACCGTTGTGGGGGATATGGAAGGGGTTTTTCCATCAGATTATAAGGGACTCCGCAAACTGAAAGGGGTGGGCGATTATACCGCCAGTGCCATTGCCTCCATTTGTTTCAACTTGCCCGAGCCCGTGGTCGATGGCAACGTATATCGCGTACTTGCCCGTTATTTTGGAGTCGAACTACCCATTACCAGCTCTGAAGGCATCAAGTATTTCAAGAGTCTGGCCAGGGAGGTCATGGATGGCGACAATATCAGGGAATATAACCAAGGGATCATGGAATTCGGAGCCATTCAATGCGTCCCTAAAAGTCCCAATTGTACCCGCTGTCCTTTGAAAGCTAGTTGCACCGCGTTACAGCAGGGCAGGATACTGGAGCTTCCCGTTAAGGCCAAGAAGGCCAAGGTGAGGCATCGACATTTCAATTATCTGTACCTTGAGGATGTCAGTGGAAAAACACTGTTGCAACAGCGCACCAAAAAAGGCATCTGGCAAAACCTTTGGGAATTCCCCCTCATTGAGTCCGATAAAAATATTACCGAGGAGGCCCTGGTCTCCCAGTTGGATGGTTTTTTGGATGCAGGAAAGGTGCAGGAAATAACGAGATACAACGATAGCCCCGTCGTACATAAACTTTCGCACCAGCATCTGCACACCGTATTCTGGATGGTCAAAACTGATGAAATATTGGAAAATGGCATTCCTTGGTCCGACGTCCATAAGTATCCCGTGCCCGTATTGATAGCGGATTTCTTTGCAAAAATTCGTACTTTTGAGGCCTAGAAATCGTTGTGAATTGTGTGATTAGAACCTTTACAGGTCATTTTTGATGCCGTTATAGGCAAAATTTTCCAGTTAGGTACGGGCCGTAGCTACGGTATAAAATTTTAACGAGAGAGTCGCCGATAAAAGACCAACGCCCTGGCCTTTGAACAAGGGGCCAGATGATGTGCTGGCTTTAAAAAAGGGGCGTAAAAAAATTATCGACAGATTTCAAATCGGTCTCTCAATAAATAAGACAAGGTAATGAGCGGTACATTGAACAAGGTGATGTTGATCGGGAATTTAGGCGACGAAGTGAAAATGCACTATTTCGAGAACGGGGATTGTATCGGAAGATTTCCCATTGCCACCAGTGAAACCTATACGAGCAAGAAGACGGGCGAACGTACCACCACTACCGAATGGCACAACATTATTGTACGTAACAAGGCGGCGGAAATCTGTGAGAAGTATCTCAATAAGGGCGACAAGGTCTATATTGAAGGAAGATTGCGAACGCGCCAGTGGCAAGACGACACCGGCAATACCCGCTATTCGACCGAGGTGCAGGCACAAGATTTTACCTTTTTGACCCCCAAAGGGCAAAGCAACCCGAATGCGCCACAACGCGGAGAGTCTCAAGGCCCGATGTCCGACTCCGCCAATTCTGGCAACGACAAAGCAGCTGCTAGTTCCAAAAATACCTCGGCCTCGAGCCGATCCGAAGAGGATGATCTGCCCTTTTAAATAAATCCTGACCGATTGGACCCTGACCCCCTTATTCCGCTTCCCTACTTCTTCGCCCTTACCGGCGCTCTTGCGGTAAAAATCACCTTTCTCGTTCTGCTGCTGATTTGCTCCGCCCTTATTTCTGGAGCGGAGGTTGCTTTTTTCGGACTTTCGCAGACCGATGTAAAAGAAATAGACGAAAGCAAGACGACCCGGGGTACCATTATCGTCACCCTGTTACATCGGCCCAAAAAACTCTTGGCGACCATTTTGATTGCGAACAACGCCATAAATATCGGGGTCGTTCTGCTTTTTAGCGTTATCGGCGACACCTTTTTTCAAAATATCGAGCTTCAATGGGTGCGTTTCCTTTTGGAAGTGGTCGTCGCAACCTTCCTGATCTTGATGTTCGGGGAAATACTGCCTAAGGTATATGCCAACAGAAACCGGTCGGCCTTCGCCCATCTCATGGCCTATCCGCTACGTGTTCTAGATTATTTATTTACACCTTTGAGTCTGCCCATGCGCTCCGGCACCCTATTTCTTTATAACAAGTTGGGCAAGCAGAAATCGAGTCTGAGCGTAGACCATCTTTCGCAGGCTTTAGAGCTTACCTCGGAAGGCGATACGACCAAAGAGGAGCAAAAGATATTGGAGGGCATAGTGACTTTCGGAAATACGGACACCAAACAGGTGATGCGACCGCGTATAGACATCTTCGCCCTGAGCGAGGACATGAAATTTCTGGACGTTCTGAGTGAGATAACCAAGAACGGCTACTCTCGGATCCCGGTTTTTTCCGAACATATGGACAATGTTCTGGGAGTGCTTTACGTTAAGGACCTGTTACCGTACATCGACCGTAAGACCTTAGATTGGATAGACCTCATCCGGGAGCCATACTTCGTGCCGGAGAACAAAAAACTCGATGATCTATTGTTGGAGTTCCAAGAAAAGAAAAATCATTTGGCGATTGTTGTCGATGAGTACGGAGGTACCTCTGGAATCGTTACCCTGGAGGACATCATAGAGGAAATCGTGGGTGATATCAGCGACGAATTCGACGACGACGATTTGATATTTTCTAAACTGGACGATTTTAATTTTATTTTTGAAGGTAAAACAACGCTAAAGGATTTCTATCGCGTCGTCAAAATTGAGGATGAAACGGAATTCGAACGGCAAAAAGGCGAATCGGAGACTATTGCCGGTTTCGTACTTGAAATTGCGGGAAGTTTCCCTAAGAAGGGGGACCGTGTGGTCTTTAACGATTACGGTTTCGTAGTGGAAAGCTTGGACAAAAAGCGGCTGAAACGGATAAAAGTGACCTTACCATCCGAGCTGTGAGGGAATTGTAAGGTCACAAGGTTTTTGCCCTAAGGATAAAAAGCGTACATGGATAACAATCCAAAGTTAATATCTAGGTTTAAAAATCAGCGCTCAGGTACACTCGTGCGATGTTGTCTTGTGGCCGCGGTTCCTTTGGTGTTCCTTCTTTTTTATGGGTGTAACGAAGAGGTGCTTCCCAAGCCAAAGGCCAAACTACGACTAGAATATCCTAAACCGGTGCCGACCGAATTTGAATCCGAAAATTTTCGTTTTGAATATAACAAGTTGGCTGGGATAACATCCCGAAAGAGCGGCTCGTTCACGCTTCAGTATCCGGAAATGAAGGGAGAAATTTTTTTAAATTATAGGAAGGTCGATGACAATATCGAGAAATTGCTTTCTGATGCGCAGCGACTTAGCTTTGAACATTCGGTCAAAGCAGATGGTATCATTGAACAGCCCTTTGTAAATGAAGGAAACGAAGTGTATGGCATGTTTTACGAAGTAAGTGGTAATGCGGCGTCGCAAGCACAATTTTATGTGACTGACAGCACGGAACATTTCTTGACGGGATCTTTATACTTTCTCGTAAAACCCAACTACGATTCCATCTATCCCGCTGCGGCCTATCTACAAAATGACATGCGGACAATCATGGAGACCTTGAAATGGTACGAGTAATAACAAATTGAAAGAGTAAGGCCCCCGGTTTATATGGTGATCTGCCGATCGATCTGTTGTGCCAATGAGATAAAGGTCTCGGTTCGGGAAATGCCTTCAATTTGCTGTATCTCTTTGTTCAGTACTTGCATGAGATGTTCGTTATCGCGGCAAAGTACCTTGACCAGGATGGACCAATTACCGGTGGTATAATGACATTCCAAGACCTCGGGAATCTTTTCCAATTGCTTGACTGCCGCCGGGTTGCTCATGGCCTTGTCTAGGTAGATGCCGATATAGGCCATGGTCGTATAGCCCATGACACGGGGGTCGATGATGAATTTCGAACCTGCCAACAGGCCCGATGCCTCCAATTTTCGAAGTCTTTGGTGAATGGCGGCTCCCGAAATGCCGATGCTTCTGGCAATCTCTAAAATAGGTTTTCGTGCGTCTGCCATTAAAAACCTTAGTATTTCCTTGTCTATCCCGTCAATTTTCACCTTTTCATTACTGATTTTCATGGTTCCGGTTTCAATTTGAGGTTAAAAGTAGAAAAATTTGTAAAGAGTAGAACTTTTTAGGAATTAGCTCGCTACCGAATCTGGGTTATATCCCAAATAGGGCACCTCATTTTCCTTGAACGCGATGCCATAGGCTTTAAGCTCGGCAAGAATGGGTTCGTAAACTTCTTTTTTGATTGGGATTTGTACGCCGGGACTGATAATTTTTTTGTTCAATATGGCGAGTGTGGCGATGCCCACCGGCAGGCCTACGGTCTTTGCCATTGCGGTATGGGTACGGTTCTCGCCGATGGCCACCATGTTGGCGTCGATCTGCTTTTTCTGTCCGTTCAGCTCATAGCCGAACTTGTGGTACATTACAATCATGTCTTTTTCGTCTTTTGCAAGCGTCCAGCTATCTTCGAGGATTTTTTGGAGTATTTGTGCCGGGGTGGCATTGGGAAGCTCGATTTTTTTCCGGGAATCGAAGATGTTCAGTTCCAAGAGTTTTTCCCACATGATGTCGTCCTGGTCGATTTTGAGGTAGTGCCTAAGCTTGAGTTCGACGGAATCGGTGGGCGAATAGGGCAGGAAAAGGTTGACGAACTCGCGGTACGACATCCCTTCGGAATTTTCGATGCGATAGCTGTCATCGGTCATCCCCAGTTGTACGAATATGTTCCAGGCTTTTGAAAAGCCTACCCGGCGCATGGTACCCCTGTAAAGCGTCAGTGCGTCTTGAAGCCCATATGCTTCGCGATAGTTCAGTGAATCCCGATTGGCGTAGCCTTCGAAATTCCCGTAGCCCTCAATTTTTAAAAACTCCGTGCGGCGAAAGAGTTTATGATAGGGAATGTACTTGTAGGTACCTTCTTGGATGAATTTGGCAGTACCGCCTTGGCCTGCTACGACTACGTTCCTGGGGTTCCAAGTAAACTTATAGTTCCAAAGGTTGTTGTCGTGTTCGGGAGCTACCAGTCCCCCAGTAAAAGATTCGAATAATAACAGGTTGCCGCCTTGGTCTCGAATACGATCAATGATTTGCATGGCACTCATGTGGTCGATACCCGGATCAAGACCGATTTCGTTCATGAAGATCAATCCTTTTTCCTTGGCCTCTGGGTCCAAAGCCTTGATTTCATTACTGATATACGAGGCGGTGACCAGATGCTTGCCAAGTGCGATACAGTCACGGGCGACGTTTATATGGAGCGAGGCGGGGAGCATGGATATCACGATGTCGTTGCCCACTACAGCTTTCTGTCTTTCGGTTACCTTGAAAATATCCAAAAATATCACGGAACACCGTGGGTGGTCTTTAGTGGTATCGGCAATTGACCCGGGGTTGAGGTCGCCCACGGTTACATGCAGGTCTTCTGGTTCGGCTTTCTCCAACAGGTAGTCCAATAGGTACGATGTTGATTTTCCGGCACCGATGAGTAGTATTTTACGTGGCATTTGGTTTTGTACTTTTGTGGCTGCATTAGGGACGAGCTCAAGATATGCTAAGGTATCAAATGTTATAACTATAAAAAAACGATCCTATTACGTTATGGACAAAACAGTTTTTGTGTCGGGAATTTTTTTTGGGGTACTGGCCGTAATTTTGGGGGCGTTTGGCGCCCATGGGCTGGAAAGATTGGTAGAGGCGGACGCGATCCGGACTTGGGAGACCGGCGTCACCTATCAAATGTACCACGCCCTGCTGCTATTGCTTTTAACTAACGTGAAAACGATACCGGTTGCGCACAAAAAATGGATATGCTATGCCGTTGTAGCGGGAATCATCCTCTTTTCTTTTTCGATCTATGGCTTGGCGACCAATTCACTTACTTCCTTCGATTTCAAGAAAATCGGCTTTGTGACCCCGATCGGGGGGCTCTTGTTTATTTTGGGATGGGTGCTTTTCGGAATCCAATATTGGAGACACGGTCAATAAATCATCCTTTTAAATTATTCTTAAAAAATAGCTACTAAAAATTTATTTATGATAATTTTGCGGATATAAAACGCCGTGACAATGAGTATTTCGAAAGATCGCCCACGAAATGTTTCCTTGGAGTCCTATGGAATCACGTATTCCAAGGTTCAGTACCAACTATCTTCCTCGGAACTGCATGCCCTGACCTTGGAAAAGAATATGGGAAAGGAAGCATCTTCGGGTGCTCTGGCTGTCAATACAGGGGAGTTTACCGGCCGTTCGCCCAAAGACCGGTTTATCGTCAAGGATGCGATTACTTCGGAAAAGGTTTGGTGGGGCGATATCAATATCCCGTTGGAGCCCGCAGAATTCGATGCGCTCTATGAAAAAGTGATTTCCTATCTGAACGGGAAGGAACTCTACGTACGGGATTGCTATGCCTGCGCCGACCACAATTACCGGATGGACATCAGGGTCGTCAACGAATACCCGTGGTCGAACCTTTTCGCCTACAATATGTTCATACGTCCGACAGACGAAGAGTTGAAAAATTTCAGTCCAGAATGGACGGTAATCAACGCTCCCGGTTTTAAGGCCGATCCCGGAACCGATGGCACGCGGCAGCATAACTTTGCCATTTTGAACTTTAGCCGGAAAATTGCCTTGATCGGTGGCACGGGTTATACCGGCGAAATTAAAAAGGGCATCTTCTCGGCCCTTAATTTTATTTTGCCCGTGGAGAAAAGAACCTTGCCGATGCATTGTTCCGCCAATGTGGGGGATGATGGGGAGACCGCCATCTTTTTCGGACTGTCGGGCACCGGAAAGACAACCTTGTCCACTGATGCATCCCGGAAATTGATCGGGGACGACGAACACGGTTGGAACAATGAGAACGCCGTCTTCAATTTTGAAGGTGGTTGCTACGCCAAGGTCATCAACCTATCCGAAGAGAACGAACCCGAAATATTCGGCGCCATCAAAAAAGGGGCATTGCTCGAGAACGTGGTCATGGACGAAACCGGAGTCGTCGATTATTCCGACACTTCCATTACTCAAAACACCCGGGTCAGTTATCCAATATATCATATTGATAATGTTCAACGGCCATCGATAGGGCGCAATCCGAAGAACATTTTCTTTCTTACTGCGGATGCATTTGGAGTGTTGCCCCCGATTTCAAAGCTGACCCCCAGCCAAGCGGCATATCATTTTATATCGGGCTATACCGCCAAGGTAGCCGGTACGGAGGCGGGAGTGGTAGAACCTGTTCCATCTTTCTCTGCTTGTTTTGGGGCGCCTTTTATGCCTTTGCATCCCGCAAAATATGCCGAAATGCTGAGCAAAAAGATGAAAGATGCGGGGGTAAACGTATGGTTGGTCAACACGGGATGGACGGGCGGCCCCTACGGAGTGGGCACCCGGATGAAGCTGAAGTACACCCGGGCCATGATCAATGCCGTGTTGAACGGTGATTTGGGCCTTTACGATTACGACCACTACCATATTCACTCCGTTTTCGGGGTGGCGCAACCTAGGGAATGTCCAGGTGTACCGACCAAGGTGTTGAGTCCGAGGGCCACTTGGAACGACGATGAGGCCTACTACACCACGGCTTTCAAGCTGACCAATGCCTTCCGTGATAATTTTAGAAAGTTCGAGCACTATGCCAGTGAGGAGATTCGCCGGGGCGGTCCGCAACGCTATGCCTTTTAAATTGCGAGTGAAGGACTGAAATCTATCGTAACCTACCGACGCTTATCGTTTGTTCGCCTCGGTGATGTATTTCTGCAAAGCCATTGTCATAGAAGGTGTTTCAGGGGTGGGCGCCTTGATGTCGATACGGAGTCCGGCATCGGTGGCAGCATCTACGGTGGAGTTGCCAAATACGGCGATGCGGGTATCCCTCTGGTCGAAATCGGGGAAATTCTGCAAAAGCGATTCGATGCCGGAGGGACTGAAAAAGACCAAAACATCGTAATAGACATTCCGAAGATCGGATAGATCGCTAATGACCGTTTTATAAAAAATCCCTCTTTTCCATACGATGTCAAGGCCGTTCAAAATTTCTGGAATTGAATCTTTGAGGGCATCGGAAGAAGGCAATAAGAACTTTTCACTTTTATATTTTTTGATCAGGGGGACCAATTCCTGAAAGTTGCGCTTTCCTACATAAATTTTTCGCTTTCTGTACACTACATACTTTTGTAGGTAGTAGGCAACGGCCTCCGACTGGCAGAAATATTTCATACTATCGGGGACCTTGAAACGCATCTCTTCTGCAATCCTAAAAAAATGATCGACCGCGTTCCTACTGGTCAATATGATGGCAGTATGGTCACGAAGGTCTATCTTCTGCTGGCGAACGTCTTTGGCATCGACTCCCTCGACATGAATAAAGGGCCTGAAATCGACTTTTACCTTTTCTTTGTCAATCAATTTGGAGTAGGGCGAGTTCTCGACCTTCGGCTCCGGTTGTGATACCAAAATCGTTTTGACTTTCATCTGGTGGATGTTTGCTTGTTAGTAGATTGCCGATGTTTAACGCCATCGGGAATTATTCGACATTTAGATACCCATATCCACTTGGGCGAAAGGTGAATTTTTACTATTTAAACCTAATTTTGGAGGTAACTTCCAATAATAATGATCGGTGAAATTTCGAGAGCGCAAAGGTACAAAATAAAATAGAAAAAGTAGTTAGCAATAAACTTTTGGTGATTCCTTAACAGTGTAATCCAGCCGATTACATTAATCAAGAGAATTAAGAAAATCGCGACGAAAACAACAAGCTTCGAACCTTTGTTCGGGTAGGCCAAAAGTAGGTTTGCCAAGAACATGATAAACCCGGTATAATTGAGATATGATAATTTTTTAAAAATAAGCTCGGTGATAATCTTGCTCGAACCGAAAATAAGGCCATTGCCCAATTGTAAGACAATCTTCAGAACGATGAAAGCCGTAATGCCCATTAAGAGTATGGGATACAAAAAGGGAAAAGCATCGTCGTTCGTAACAATAAATACATCGGCCGCCAAAAAGATGAACAACGAAAAGTTGATAATTTGGAACAGGGTAAAGAAGATATGGAACCAGTTGAAAAGTTTCTCCTTTTTGTTGTACATGAAGATGTACTTATTGTTGAAGGGCAAAATGATAAAACTTAAGAACCGGCCGTGAAATAGGCTTTTTGCAAGTACTGGTAGGAAGAGACTTGATAATAGTATGATGGTAATCCAGTCAGAAGTGTCCGATGTTCTAAGAATAGGTTCCATTAATATAAAATTTCAGTGTTCTTGCCGTTGAGTCCGAAAGGCAACCCATTATCGGAAATCCCGACCCTGAAATAGGATGGATTCTTCATTTTTGGTGCCGGCAACTTGAATTTGAAATAGGTGGTATCGTTAGGGGGTAATGCCAGCAATTGTCCATCGATCGGTCTGGGATGTATGAGAATCGCATTTTTGACTTTTTTGAAATCCGTCAGATAGGCCACGTTGAACCGCAACTTATCGAGTTCTACCGGGCGGTCATAGGGATTGTGAATTTTAAGGGTCAGTTCCTTGAGCGTGTCCATCCGAATGGGGCCGTCCACTATGGTTTCCAGTTTTCGAAATGATTCGAAATTTTCGATGAATTCCCCGTAAAACGTACCTCCGTTACTCTTTGTAAAGGTGATATCGGCCTTCTCGGGTCTTCTAGAAAAATAAAGCACTTTGCGATGCTGGAGCCTTAATTCGGAATCATCTATGGAATACTGGTTGCGGCGATAGTAGGCATTGTTCATGGAATAGGTGTCGTTGCCCGTATAGAAGGCGAACATCGGGGCATTGCGGTACGAATTGATAAAAACTAGGGGCGTATCGCCTATTTTAGATTTCATTTCTTTCGCCAATGCTTTATTGCCGTGGGTCTCGTAATATACCGGGGACAGTTCTTCATAGACCAATCCGATTCTCAGATACAGTATGATGGCAATGTTTATCAGACCGGCCGTTATGATGCTACGATTTATTTTTTCGTCGTGCATCATACGGCGAAAGGTAATTATAGCCAAGGGAATGGCAGTAACAATAATCCACTGTGTCTGTACGCGGCGGTTAAAGCTGGAGACAAAAAAGAAGATGAGCACGCCGTAAACCAGATATAGCAAGGCCCTTGTAAAGGTGTCCGTTGATTTTGTCCGGAACAGGGAGAGATAGATCCACGGGAATGTGAGTCCGAATATCGCCATTAGGTTCACAAAAAATCCCAAGGTGTATTTCTCGAAGCTATAGGGGGCGTTCGGCCGGTCGAAGAGATGGTATTGTATCGTAACAAAATCGTGCTGATAAAGCCAGATAAAGTGGGGAACATAAGTTAAGAGGGCAACAAGGAGGGCCAGCCACGCATACTTGTTGGCCAGTAGCTTCAGGTTGGACAGGAGCACGAAAATAATGACCAAGGCCGCATGGTATTTACTATACATCAGGCCGGCCATGACCAGACCCATGATGATGGCCCACCCCGCGGACGTATCTGTAAGAAATCGCTTGTACACGTAAAGGAACAGGGCCGTAAAGAAAAGCAAGGGCGTATCGGGCAGGGTAAAGAACCCGTAGGCGTTCAAAAGCGCCATAGAGAAAACCAATATAAAAAAGGCCGTGACATAACGCTTTTTCCTGGGATCATCGACAGTCGCCCAAAGTACGGCCAGAGTGCCTGCGGAAAGCAGGCAACTCACCAAGCGAACGCCGAGCTCTCCATCAAAAAAATAACTGCCCAGCGCGACCATTAGGGCTACCATGGGTGGATGATCAAAATAGCCCCACGCTAAATTTTGGGCGTAGTACCAGTAATACGCCTCGTCAAAAATGAGGGGCGTAAAATAAGATTGGAGCAGATTGATTAAGAGCGCCGTCGCCAAAAAAAGCCAAAAAATTCGGAACGATTTCGATTTCATTTCAGGCCGGTGGATCATTAGCTGTCTCTAAAACGTTCAAAATTACGAATTCTGATATTGAACTCAACTTGAGTTTTTCGTAAACCGATACAAATATTTCACAATTCAAGGTTTCCGGTTTTCTTAGCCATGGTAAAAGTTTATTTTTGCAAGAAGACCTCTTCACGGTCCCTTAAAGCAAAGCGTTCGATGTCCGACAGCCTGGTCATTATCCCTACGTACAACGAAATTGAAAATATCGAGGCCATTGTGTTGGCGGTCTTTCGGCTCAACAAGGACTTTCATGTGTTGGTGGTCGACGATAATTCCCCCGACGGCACCTCCGAAAAGGTCCGGGAGATGCAAATCGAGTTCCCCGAGTGTCTATTTTTGGAGACACGCACAGAGAAATCCGGCCTGGGTACGGCCTATATCCATGGGTTCAAATGGGCCATCGCCAAGAAATATGACTATATCTTCGAGATGGACGCCGATTTTTCCCACAATCCCGAAGATTTGCAACGCTTGCTTCGGGCCTGTGTTAACGGGGCCGATGTCGCTGTCGGGTCACGGTACAAAAAAGGGGTCAATGTAGTGAACTGGCCTTTGTATCGGGTGCTTTTATCCTATGGAGCCTCTTTTTATGTCAAGATTATCACGGGCATGAGGGTACAAGACCCGACGGCCGGCTTCGTTTGTTACCGACGCCATGTGCTCGAGAATATCGACTTGGATTCGGTTCGCTTTGTGGGATATGCCTTCCAGATCGAAATGAAATTTAGGGCTTACCTTAAAAATTACAAGATAAAAGAGGTCTCCATCATCTTTCGGGACAGGGTAAAAGGGAAATCCAAAATGACCGGCTCCATAGTTCGTGAAGCTGTCTTTGGGGTATTTATGATGAAAATTAGAAGTCTGTTCCGTAGGGACGGATTTTAACGGATGGACTTCTAGCCTCCTA
Encoded here:
- the pckA gene encoding phosphoenolpyruvate carboxykinase (ATP), whose protein sequence is MSISKDRPRNVSLESYGITYSKVQYQLSSSELHALTLEKNMGKEASSGALAVNTGEFTGRSPKDRFIVKDAITSEKVWWGDINIPLEPAEFDALYEKVISYLNGKELYVRDCYACADHNYRMDIRVVNEYPWSNLFAYNMFIRPTDEELKNFSPEWTVINAPGFKADPGTDGTRQHNFAILNFSRKIALIGGTGYTGEIKKGIFSALNFILPVEKRTLPMHCSANVGDDGETAIFFGLSGTGKTTLSTDASRKLIGDDEHGWNNENAVFNFEGGCYAKVINLSEENEPEIFGAIKKGALLENVVMDETGVVDYSDTSITQNTRVSYPIYHIDNVQRPSIGRNPKNIFFLTADAFGVLPPISKLTPSQAAYHFISGYTAKVAGTEAGVVEPVPSFSACFGAPFMPLHPAKYAEMLSKKMKDAGVNVWLVNTGWTGGPYGVGTRMKLKYTRAMINAVLNGDLGLYDYDHYHIHSVFGVAQPRECPGVPTKVLSPRATWNDDEAYYTTAFKLTNAFRDNFRKFEHYASEEIRRGGPQRYAF
- a CDS encoding uroporphyrinogen-III synthase; this translates as MKVKTILVSQPEPKVENSPYSKLIDKEKVKVDFRPFIHVEGVDAKDVRQQKIDLRDHTAIILTSRNAVDHFFRIAEEMRFKVPDSMKYFCQSEAVAYYLQKYVVYRKRKIYVGKRNFQELVPLIKKYKSEKFLLPSSDALKDSIPEILNGLDIVWKRGIFYKTVISDLSDLRNVYYDVLVFFSPSGIESLLQNFPDFDQRDTRIAVFGNSTVDAATDAGLRIDIKAPTPETPSMTMALQKYITEANKR
- a CDS encoding DUF4271 domain-containing protein produces the protein MEPILRTSDTSDWITIILLSSLFLPVLAKSLFHGRFLSFIILPFNNKYIFMYNKKEKLFNWFHIFFTLFQIINFSLFIFLAADVFIVTNDDAFPFLYPILLMGITAFIVLKIVLQLGNGLIFGSSKIITELIFKKLSYLNYTGFIMFLANLLLAYPNKGSKLVVFVAIFLILLINVIGWITLLRNHQKFIANYFFYFILYLCALEISPIIIIGSYLQN
- a CDS encoding ArnT family glycosyltransferase, which encodes MKSKSFRIFWLFLATALLINLLQSYFTPLIFDEAYYWYYAQNLAWGYFDHPPMVALMVALGSYFFDGELGVRLVSCLLSAGTLAVLWATVDDPRKKRYVTAFFILVFSMALLNAYGFFTLPDTPLLFFTALFLYVYKRFLTDTSAGWAIIMGLVMAGLMYSKYHAALVIIFVLLSNLKLLANKYAWLALLVALLTYVPHFIWLYQHDFVTIQYHLFDRPNAPYSFEKYTLGFFVNLMAIFGLTFPWIYLSLFRTKSTDTFTRALLYLVYGVLIFFFVSSFNRRVQTQWIIVTAIPLAIITFRRMMHDEKINRSIITAGLINIAIILYLRIGLVYEELSPVYYETHGNKALAKEMKSKIGDTPLVFINSYRNAPMFAFYTGNDTYSMNNAYYRRNQYSIDDSELRLQHRKVLYFSRRPEKADITFTKSNGGTFYGEFIENFESFRKLETIVDGPIRMDTLKELTLKIHNPYDRPVELDKLRFNVAYLTDFKKVKNAILIHPRPIDGQLLALPPNDTTYFKFKLPAPKMKNPSYFRVGISDNGLPFGLNGKNTEILY
- a CDS encoding polyprenol monophosphomannose synthase, with translation MSDSLVIIPTYNEIENIEAIVLAVFRLNKDFHVLVVDDNSPDGTSEKVREMQIEFPECLFLETRTEKSGLGTAYIHGFKWAIAKKYDYIFEMDADFSHNPEDLQRLLRACVNGADVAVGSRYKKGVNVVNWPLYRVLLSYGASFYVKIITGMRVQDPTAGFVCYRRHVLENIDLDSVRFVGYAFQIEMKFRAYLKNYKIKEVSIIFRDRVKGKSKMTGSIVREAVFGVFMMKIRSLFRRDGF